A genomic window from Nicotiana sylvestris chromosome 11, ASM39365v2, whole genome shotgun sequence includes:
- the LOC104220671 gene encoding aldehyde oxidase 4-like has product MEGSSERNGNLVFAVNGERIELTSVDPSTTLLQYLRYHACFKSPKLGCGEGGCGACVVLVSRYDPKLNRVDDFSVSSCLTLLCSLNGCAITTSDGLGNTKDGFHPIHQRFAGFHASQCGFCTPGMCMSLFSALVNADKGNHQDSPQGFSNLTSFEAEKSIQGNLCRCTGYRPIADVCKSFASDVDIEDLGLNTFWQNGDTRETKVSKLPPYDPSKNLVTYPEFLEGESITRLDPTRYSWFSPVSIEELQSLLKFSVAENVGSVKIVVGNTGTGYYKETQRYDQYIDLRYIPELSILNRDRKGIEIGATVTISKLISFLNEGTKANLGSYGKMVSQKLAQHLEKVANPFVRNTASVGGNLVMAQKYGFPSDISTLFLGMDATVSILTIRGQEKLKWEELLSRPALDSRTVLLCVWIPFKRNGNFLQNFSKYLFVTYRAAPRPLGSALAYVNAAFLADVSPRRNGVVIHSLRLAFGAFGTRHAIRAKTAEKYLTGKILNIKILYEAIKFVKLDVVPEPGISYPEYRSSLAVSFLFKFFNPLTDVDSVFSSGLFEGIGETFVEEGSKSTNDDGDTSQGKIQTILSSAEQVVESSTEYYPVGEPMQKYGAAMQASGEAVYVDDIPSPPNCLHGAFIYSTKPLARVKSISLQLESNSLADRVIAIFTFKDIPSEGENIGVLSQFGPETLFAEDHVQYAGDRIALVIANSQRSADVAARKAIVEYDPENVGSPILTVEEAVENSSYLQGPVFLNTKPVGDFSKGMSEADHKILSAELRLPSEYYFYMEPQTSLAVPDEDNTMVVYASTQFPEYTHSLIARCLGVPEHNISVKTRRAGGGFGGKAIRSMPVSAACALAAYKLRRPVKIYVNRNTDMVITGGRHPLKVTYSVGFKSNGKITALHADILVNGGISEDITPIIASHIIAALKKYNWGAFSFDIKNCKTNLTSKSSMRALGDVQGSYIADAIMEHVASVLEMEVDSVISKNIHTYESLKLFYEDSAGESGEYTLPSIMDQVATSSRFVDRRKMIDEFNQKNTWKKRGISRLPIVHEVRQHATPAKVSILRDGSIVCEVGGVEIGQGLWTKVKQVIAYALGSIESSWSEELVEKVRIIEINTLRLVQTGFTAESTKSESSCEAARLCCNILVERLTPLKKKLQEQNGSVDWTTLIGQAEAQSINLQANEYFVPGSSSGQYLNYGAAVSEVEIDVLTGQHRILQSDIIYDCGQSLNPAIDLGQIEGAFLKGIGYFMLEEYLTNEDGLMVSNSTWTYHIPTIDTIPERLNIRVLNSGDHKNRILSSKASGEPPLLLAATVHCATRAAIKEARKQLKSWGKLDESDSEFYLDVPAIMPVVKTTCGLDYGEKYLETLISKRSA; this is encoded by the exons GTGGTTGTGGAGCTTGTGTTGTTCTAGTCTCAAGGTATGATCCCAAGCTAAACAGAGTTGACGATTTTAGTGTGAGTTCATGCCTTACACTTCTTTGTAGTTTAAATGGTTGTGCAATTACTACAAGTGATGGCCTTGGTAACACCAAAGATGGGTTTCACCCAATTCACCAAAGATTTGCTGGTTTCCATGCTTCTCAATGTGGCTTTTGCACTCCTGGAATGTGCATGTCATTATTCTCAGCTCTTGTCAATGCTGATAAAGGGAACCATCAAGATTCTCCACAAGGATTTTCCAACCTAACTTCATTTGAAGCTGAAAAATCCATACAAGGGAACCTTTGTCGCTGCACTGGATACCGGCCCATTGCTGATGTCTGCAAGAGTTTTGCTTCTGATGTTGATATAGAGGATTTGGGACTCAATACCTTTTGGCAAAATGGAGATACCAGGGAAACAAAAGTAAGTAAATTGCCTCCCTATGATCCAAGTAAGAATCTTGTTACATATCCTGAATTCTTGGAAGGTGAATCCATCACACGTTTGGACCCCACAAGGTATTCTTGGTTCAGTCCTGTTTCTATAGAGGAGCTACAGAGCTTGTTGAAATTCAGCGTGGCTGAAAATGTTGGGAGCGTTAAAATAGTTGTTGGCAATACCGGCACTGGTTATTACAAGGAAACACAGCGATATGACCAATACATCGATCTGAGGTATATTCCTGAACTTTCGATCCTCAATAGGGATCGCAAAGGAATTGAGATTGGAGCAACTGTGACCATCTCTAAACTTATTTCATTCCTGAATGAGGGAACCAAAGCCAACTTGGGTTCATATGGAAAGATGGTGTCCCAAAAGTTGGCTCAACACTTGGAAAAGGTTGCTAACCCGTTTGTTAGAAACACTGCTAGTGTTGGGGGAAATTTGGTTATGGCACAGAAATATGGATTTCCTTCTGATATCTCTACATTATTTCTAGGAATGGATGCGACAGTTAGTATATTGACCATTCGTGGACAAGAAAAACTTAAATGGGAGGAGCTGTTATCGAGGCCAGCGCTAGACTCAAGGACTGTGCTTCTATGTGTATGGATCCCATTTAAAAGGAATgggaattttcttcaaaatttttcaAAGTATTTGTTTGTAACATATAGAGCTGCACCACGACCTCTTGGAAGTGCATTGGCATATGTAAATGCTGCTTTCTTAGCTGATGTTTCTCCACGCAGGAACGGGGTTGTGATACATTCTCTCAGGTTGGCTTTTGGCGCTTTTGGCACAAGACATGCAATAAGGGCCAAAACAGCAGAGAAATATTTAACTGGGAAAATATTGAACATCAAAATTCTGTATGAAGCAATTAAATTTGTCAAACTAGATGTTGTCCCTGAACCTGGGATTTCATACCCTGAGTATAGGTCAAGCTTGGCTGTCAGTTTCCTATTCAAGTTTTTTAATCCCTTGACGGATGTAGATTCCGTATTTTCTAGCGGTTTATTCGAGGGAATTGGTGAAACCTTTGTAGAGGAGGGTTCCAAAAGTACTAATGATGATGGTGATACTAGCCAAGGAAAAATACAGACAATACTATCATCCGCTGAGCAGGTTGTGGAATCAAGTACCGAGTATTATCCAGTGGGTGAACCAATGCAAAAGTATGGAGCTGCCATGCAAGCCTCTG GTGAAGCTGTTTATGTAGATGACATTCCATCACCACCAAACTGCCTACATGGAGCATTTATATATAGTACAAAACCATTAGCAAGGGTAAAGAGCATTAGTCTCCAGCTTGAGTCTAATTCATTAGCAGATAGAGTTATTGCCATTTTTACATTTAAAGATATCCCAAGTGAAGGGGAAAATATAGGAGTTCTGAGCCAGTTTGGTCCTGAAACTCTATTTGCAGAGGATCATGTCCAATATGCTGGCGACCGAATTGCTCTTGTG ATTGCTAACAGCCAGAGGTCTGCTGATGTGGCTGCTAGAAAAGCCATTGTTGAATATGATCCAGAAAATGTAGGTTCCCCGATATTAACTGTTGAGGAGGCTGTCGAGAACTCAAGTTATCTTCAAGGGCCCGTGTTTCTGAACACAAAGCCGGTTGGTGATTTCTCGAAAGGAATGTCTGAAGCTGACCACAAGATTCTCTCTGCTGAG TTGAGACTTCCATCAGAATACTATTTTTATATGGAGCCACAGACTAGCTTAGCAGTTCCGGATGAGGACAATACCATGGTTGTTTATGCTTCTACTCAGTTCCCCGAGTATACGCATAGTTTGATTGCTCGTTGTCTTGGTGTTCCTGAGCATAACATCAGCGTGAAAACAAGAAGGGCAGGAGGTGGCTTCGGCGGCAAGGCAATAAGATCAATGCCA GTTTCCGCAGCCTGTGCACTTGCAGCATACAAGTTACGACGCCCTGTCAAGATATACGTCAACAGAAATACCGACATGGTAATAACAGGAGGAAGACACCCCCTGAAAGTGACATACAGTGTTGGATTCAAGTCAAATGGGAAGATCACAGCCTTACATGCTGATATCTTGGTAAATGGAGGGATATCAGAAGATATAACCCCTATCATAGCATCACATATAATTGCAGCACTCAAGAAATACAATTGGGGTGCCTTTTCATTTGACATAAAGAATTGCAAGACAAACCTTACCAGCAAATCATCTATGCGGGCACTTGGTGATGTCCAAGGATCTTATATTGCAGATGCTATAATGGAACATGTAGCAAGTGTACTGGAAATGGAGGTGGACTCTGTCATTAGCAAAAATATTCACACTTATGAAAGCCTTAAATTATTCTATGAGGATAGTGCAGGCGAATCAGGAGAATATACTTTGCCTAGTATCATGGATCAAGTGGCCACATCCTCGAGATTTGTCGATAGAAGAAAGATGATAGATGAATTTAACCAGAAAAACACGTGGAAGAAAAGAGGTATTTCTCGATTGCCAATTGTGCATGAAGTTAGGCAACATGCAACCCCTGCAAAAGTAAGCATTCTGCGGGATGGATCAATAGTTTGTGAAGTTGGAGGAGTTGAAATCGGCCAAGGGCTATGGACAAAGGTTAAACAGGTGATTGCCTATGCTCTTGGTTCAATTGAAAGTAGTTGGAGTGAAGAACTTGTGGAGAAGGTACGAATCATAGAAATAAACACCTTAAGGTTAGTGCAAACAGGGTTTACTGCTGAAAGCACTAAATCTGAATCAAGCTGTGAAGCGGCTAGACTTTGCTGTAATATCCTGGTTGAAAGACTGACTCCTCTGAAGAAAAAACTGCAAGAACAAAATGGTTCTGTTGATTGGACCACACTGATTGGCcag GCAGAAGCTCAATCAATAAATCTACAGGCAAATGAATATTTTGTTCCAGGATCAAGTTCTGGGCAGTATTTAAACTATGGTGCTGCTGTTAGCGAG GTTGAGATAGATGTTTTGACTGGACAACATAGAATATTGCagtcagatattatatatgaCTGTGGTCAGAGCTTGAATCCAGCTATTGACTTGGGACAG aTTGAAGGGGcttttttaaaaggaattggaTATTTTATGCTTGAAGAATATCTTACAAATGAAGATGGATTAATGGTTTCAAATAGCACTTGGACATACCATATCCCGACAATTGACACCATACCAGAAAGGCTCAACATTCGTGTGCTAAACAGTGGAGATCACAAAAACCGTATTCTCTCATCTAAAG